The window GCCACATGTAATGTAAGACCcaaatgttttaattatattattattagggaTCGGATTATATGTAAACCaacaatataaatatcaaaaatatcaaatttagttaatatgattaattatacattaattaatattaatattaatatgaatTAAAATTCTAtctaaaatagttttaaaaaaatatatgacatCTTCATTTTGATCTAATAACTCTAATCTAAACTTAAACCCCATTTCATGGTATAGACTTCACTAATtatgaattaacattttttttattatgtatgtataagaGATAGAGATATAACACTAACTTACTATTATTATGTAATAGGCATAAATTGTCCCTGTTCAAAAACAAATGGTTGATCAATATGGTTCAATAACTTCACTAAGATTATTTATATGTGGATAGATTTATGTTTGATACTGTAATTTACGAACATTATCTCATCTCCATTAACACCTCACGTGCTCCAGGTCATGTCAATGATACTTCAGACACCATCTATAACGGACGAAATATatctatttttgttttgattgtgTGGATCCACTTATCTTCTTGTTTAGGGATAGTTATCTTCAATACCCCATTCATCACATTCATAGTTCTAACTTTATATTGGTGCACAAAAACATTTTCCGGTAACTCAATGCAGATCAAGAACCCTCCATAAGTGATCCCAGGAGTTGGGCCTTTTTGTCCTACAACGATACGAATCAAATATGTCCAATCATACACACGCACGCAACCAAAGACGTCTGATCGCCCTGTAACatgtaaaaacataaaattaatcattatttctacacacatacataaatataattgataattaaaatatatattttatatataaataatagaaatatGATTGGTTGAAGATCATGCAAATTTCATTTTTGGTTTGACAAGTTCATTAGAAATCATCAAAAACCAAATCCAAACCCGGTCAACAACCAGGTTTTACCCAACCTGGTTAGGGTTCCATATATCCGATCGGTTAGTAACCGGTCGGTGTCTATGGCCGTTAGAATCGGGTTGGACCCGATTACAACAATAAAAGATCTTCCATACACTCCAGAATCATGCACAAACACTAAAATCGCGCACTTTAACATAGCAACACAAAATTCATAAGCTTCCACCGGTGTCGGTCCTTATTCGAATGAACCATGTAAAACGGTCGTTCGAGTGTTAGCTACGGATGGAGCACCGAATGTTTGGTCTAATTTCGACTTGGTGGAGTATGAAGATCTTACAAGAGGGGCGCGATGTAAAAAGTGTAATATACATTTGTACGCCCATGAGACTATTTTTACATACTCGGCGGAGGTGTGTCATCAACAATTTGCACAATTCGTGATTCAAGATGCATTGTCGTTCAACCACTTAAGTCATTTAAACCGCACTTCAACCTCGATATACTCAAGCAAGTCGTGTTACTCACACGGCTCAAAACTTATTTGTTATGTTGAATGATGTAAGAAAAAAGtttaaactaaaagaaaaagtttcTTCCTTAACGCGAGTAACACTAGTGTCGTAGAAAAACTAATACTAAAAATCTAAAATACAATCCGCTATTGAgggtgttttttatttttattttatcatggTCCATGTGTAGCTCATATAATAAACTTGATTGTCCAAAGTGGATTGGCGGTGTGGGAGGTGAGTCATGCATAaaccaaatttaaaagaatgttGCAAGAAATAATAATGGGGTGGAACTagatataaacaatatatgagATTGTGTAAGGAAACGGATAATAAGTTTTTGACCCCTAATTGGGATGTGCTCACAAGATGAAATTCCACCTATAAAATGTTTATGTGTAGTTTACGTCAAAGAGATACTTTACAAGTTTTTCATGATATGTTTGCAGAAAAGCATAAGGTTAAACCATATTTGGTGGAAAATTGGACTATTATTGAATAAATAACCGacctttttcaaaatctttaaagATGCAACAACTTTGTTATCGGATGTGTATTATCCCAGGTCTTATTAATTTGGTgctaaaataaatttatttgtttgagtgATAAAATGGTGAATTTCAATGGAACGGTGGTttgtattaaaaaagaaatgataaattcCATGAAAAAGAAATTTGCTAAGTCTTTTAAGGAAATACCACCTACTTTTGCTTGTTCCGTCCCATTAGACCCATGTTTGAACATTAGTGAGGTGGAACtatttattgaaaaaataagtGTTGGTCCCATTTCATACATCATAAGCAAATAATgagtttaaaaagatttttaaagatttatttCAATGTTATTTTGCTAAACATGCTGGTAATGTTGGTTCAATTTCGTCTTCATCATCATATTTTACACCTTCTTGAAACTCAAACTTATTAACTAACTTTTTTAATGAGTTGAGATAGGGTGAAGACGATGCATCTAGTGGGAATATGAGAGAGATAACCAAACTGATTTTTTTGGCCACCTTGGGAGTAGATGAGCTTAATTCTTTTGATATATTGGGTTAGTGGAAAGTAAGAGAATCTCAATTTCCCATTCTATCCACCATGGCTAGATATTTAATAAGTACCCAAAGTTCTACTGTATCTTTGGAATCCGCTTTTTCTCTTAGCGGTAGGGTACCAACTATACGAAGAACAAGACTCGCGTCGATATCATTGGAGATGTGCATTTGCTTAAAGGAACACTTAGATGCGGCCGAACGTATTCAAGACACATCGTCTTTTGAAGGTTAAATAGACATTGAGCAAGAACTACACAATGTCGAGGTGGAACAAGGTATTGCAATATCACTTTCAGATGAAGAAATTGCTCTCTTGATTAAGCTTCGCGTGAAGCTAGTTCCGAAGATAATGAActtggatgatgatgattgaaGACATGAAGATGTTTAATGAAGACTTCAAGAATAAAGATTGAATATAGTTGAAGACTTTTAATAGCAAAGacgtttattttaattattgaaGAGTTGAAGAcgtttattgttattgtttgttAATGAAGACTTTTGTTATCAATTTTTTGAATGTGTACTACAACTTTGAGGATCGAAGAATAAAGACTAGTTGCAGACTTGAAGACCCAAAGGTGAAAAATTTCTATTAGTGAAGACTTTTATTAATGAAGACACTTATTATTAGTGTTTCATATCGACCtcatttgaagtttgaatatgtttttattGCAAGTTTGAGAACTAGTGTCTAAATGTGTACTACAACTTTGATctataataaaaagtatggATTTGTAAGTCAAAAAATAGACTATCTTCAaggtttcttttaatttaaaaagttttcacataaacattatcttattctaattaactaaaaaTGTATTTCAGATTTGATTATCAgcgtttattttatatataactaaaaaaagtaTCTTATTCAAAGTTTTTACACTTTTTCATTCAAGATacttacatttattttatatataattaagtttgttgggaaattttcaatatatacatcaaatttgattatcaCTCCTATGTATAAATAGTTATTCAATTTAATTAGCTTTCTTTTATATTTCACCAAAagataattttaaattatagttATTAGAATAAAAGGTTATGTTTAGCCACTTTAAATATCTctcaaagtatataaaaaaaaccatttttttctaaaatgaagAAGTTTAGACCATTAGCCAAAGTATAAGTTTTCATTAGATATATTTGATcaatatgatgatgtcatatacctttttCCACTTGTTTAAATATGGTCATTAATTATGGAAAATAATCCTTACATTTTGTAATCataaaaactatttattttaatgatataattatggaaaaaATTTCTACTATATCTTTAGCtatactttttaaaaacaatcatttgaattttttttacattattctACTTCCTTTTGTTTTATGTCgtacattttattaaatgatgaatttatataggattttcatcatataacgtaataaatatctgttataagtatttagttttatatcattaatatcttataatatttgataaaggatAATGTATACAGTgcctataataataataaaatatattgaaaaatggCAAAATCACTATTTTCAACAAATTTTATCTCTGTTTGTTagattatgatattataaaaatttagaaTGTCATTAtgtatcaatatataaaaattttaacagGTTATATCTACATTTAATTTTATACCgtcataaaaacatataatcacCATGCATATCTTACTAATAAGATTTGATATAAAACCCTTTTTAAAATATCATCAAATTTCAACATTTCCTAtttattcttattaattatattataagtcATAATAACAACATAATATGTTTAATCAGCGTATCACGCGGGAAATAttgtagttatatatatttttggtattttcaaattttctttattttattttgtaatgtaTGGCTATAATCAGCATAAAAAATTTCGATTCTTGGCATTTTTAAAACGTAAATTATTTGAGATTTTATTATCAGTCAATAATAATATACTtagtttataattattttatagaaATCACCTTAGGTTATTTGGTTTCATATCtgttaaaatatttgttaaacTTTATTTGAAACACGATTAAGACATTCTTTAATTGAAAAGTACCAGTTTATTTAAATGTTGACATGTGTCTTATTAACTTTACATTTAAAAATCTTACTTTTTAAAAAccacgagagcaagtacccacgCGTtacgacggtgagatggtggggtgatacctaggtcatagagtatgataggttataggagttgatatgtcatagagtatgatagtcaaatgccttagccgtagaggctccgccctcggatttaaaaatttgtcaaaaatatattgaatgacatctctaatgaaagagcatgaaatttaaagaacacctatacaatttttataatttatcgatatacggtttttgagataaaagattttgaatgaattggaggaataaatgatttatgaaggagagagaaaaaagatgattggttgagatttgaagaaagagaaatggtattatagttattttagataaatatagaatagatatgaAGAGTATTTTGgagaaatacttaaaatcaatattgaaaatttcaagttcaatgttgaaaatttagagaAAATGTGCTTTATAATACAGTATAgataaataactaaaactatCAAATAGGTAAAattattaaatagttatatcGCTAAAAAGGTTTACAATTTAGTTTGTATTTTGTGGGAATATGTCATGGTATAAATGGAGTGTAAATCTAACGCTGAAAAGGTCTAGAATTAGTTTTTGCGttgtataaattaataatgacggTATAAGTAtcagaggattaatcatttgcTAAATCAAAGAGCCAACTAGAaatcattttttcttctttttgtctTTCCTAAAAGACATTTACATTACCATACATTTACCAACTTATAAATctaaacataataattcaaaatGTTATTTACTACTACTAATTAAaggtgaaaagaaaaagaaaaagaaggaatAAAGTTAAATGATACATACCAGCGTCATAATTAAAATTAGTATATTCCCCCGGCTCTATTGTACCGGTAGTATCAGACATATCGCGGATTAGGTAGAGGGCTTTAGCATCCTCCATCACATCCCACCTAAGACATTCACAGGCTGGATAAGCATGGATTTCCGCATCCAGCTGGTTTAGCAAACGCGCCAAATTCCTAGTTGCTGAGAGTCGAGAACAAAAAGGCCCTGAAATGATCATGACAtgtaataaagaaaagaaaaaaaattataataaaagaaCACAAACAACCAAATATAAATGTTATGTTGAGATATATTGCATGCACGAACTCTTGTATATATCTTGGATACAATGGAAAGTATCCTCTTGCCATCTGCCTTCTAGCGTTAGATTGTTATTCACTTGATCGATATTCGTTTTAGTGCTGCAGAAACGAGAAGGTATTCTTGCTACAGGACGGAACAAGGCGATAGATCTGGGCTTGAGAGGATTAGAGGCAACGAGTTTAGCAAATGAGGTAGCCATCGATCGATCTGCAATATAGCAAGTGTGAGACACACTATAGGTAGATATAAATAAAGGGGAAAGcggtttacaaatcaaaaggTTATTACATTGCAAGATATCCTATTTATTATACCACACCCAGGGGCAGATCCAGCTTAGTAGAGGTGGGGGATGATGAACCCAGCCCACTTAGTGCAATACTACTAATTTCTATACGTTATTTGGTAAGGATGAATCCAAGATGGCTAATAGACCACAACCCAAAAAGCTTAATGAACCCAACACATGAGcccaaaaattgaaataaacCCTACGCTTTGGGAAAAATAACGCCGTATGATTAAATAAAACGATGGGGGTATTTTTAAATAGATATTATGAGTTTactgattaaataaaaacttgtattcattgtttaagcTTAGCTTTTGATGGAAGTTTTTAAAAGGCAAGAAGATTATCCCCAATTTTCAATATGATTTATAAACGTTGTAATAGGgaaaattcaacaaaatattgtttatattttgagattttgtataaatttccaattgtgaattttttatttttcaactcATTTATGTGATATGGTCTTGAACTCATGTTTAATTTGTgtggaagaaaaaagaaacaccGGCCAATCTTATGAATGAAAAAGTCATTAAACACTTTCAAAAGACGACTTCAAGTGAAAGACAATTctaatttgtaatttgtttcTCTCAGTTTAACGAAATTTATTTTTGCTAATGGTTTTTATGTTAAGTTTATGCTATTTTTAGCCGAAACTAGGTAGTATTTTGATGTTGTTTGTATATTGATTTAATTGATGCTTTTAATAGCTATAGAAAGGCTGTTTTGTTGGAGATTTAGGGTGCCAAGAGTTGTTGATTTTAAGGCTGGTTAACATCTTATTTTGCTCTAATTATCGCTATTTTTAGGTAAAACTTTTTGCCTCCACCATCCTAATTTTATAGGATCCGCCACTGACCACACCATATCATATCATACTtggattttagactcgtgtttAATGCACGGGGCTTACAGATTTATtagtattaaatgttaatttattatagtttgaAATTTAATATACTGTTGATATAGACCCGTATCAAATACACGGATTGTTTATGACATATTAATGataaacttaaatatatgtaataaaaaaaagctGTAAAAGAACAAAACAATGAATTCAAGAATGTAATTAAAGTTATGAAATAACAAACCAAAAAATTCAAATAGAAATAATGTAATGAAAACCAAAATAGAGAAATTTACTACTAGAACAATGACGAAAACGTTTAACTTGTTCTTTTGTCAATATCATGTTAACGCTTGCTGTTGTAActatttttctaaaattcttGTAGTGTTTGCTATGGAATTTGTTTTTCATGAAAGTCTAAGATTATACAGTTGTTATCAGTtagatttattattcttttaatgtattgtaaagtccctcactcgatagtttaacccacaagtgtagaataacaagtcaagtaatcactagataggactagtatgaaacgtcaagtaagcactagattgcactagtattacgataaatataaatgcaagaatatataaaacgtaatacgtacttaagcaatataaagataagcaagtaagtgaatggtgagacacaatgtaattttcaagtgtattttatttattgatgttaaataaaatacaaggttgttgcggaacaagatattacaaagtaagtatctaaacaacctatgaattacaagtgatctaactttgctaaataaactctttgatcgaaatacttaaagttgtgaagtataactgtttagatcgagagtatttgagcaaaggcatcaaattgcaaaagtatgtgatttggacgaggaagtgacttggtatttataggcaaaaagaatatttataatattctttttgccatacaaatatggttacatgcaattaaggaaattactttaattccttaaatgcattgattaaaatacaagaataaagtcacatgatagtgacttgtcttctaattaaccaaccacctttacatgcgtgtaaggcttttaacaaaggacaaaaggattgtccgggtaaaggcatgtaaaggcataaagtcaattcctcgtaatcagtgttcagacttgtaaggtctagaacactgacaaggactccagtcaggagatctagtaagtcttccagtgagctccgctatttgtcagacttctttcttcagacttcagtctccgacttcagtgagaatgttctttagaggaaagatcttgactggagtgaagtccagtgaacgaatctggtggaatccagattcctgtacaagtaagttgttcactggtcttcacataatttctggacaaatcttcagagggctccagtagttacgtctagagcgagtccagtaaatctggacctaacatgtATATAGtcgttgataatttgataagttaaaatgataaataacttgaataagttataattattgttggaTGAAGACTTATTGTAAATAAaattggttttttatttattaaaaaaatatatttttgttatttaattagttgaatattTGGGATAAACCTGAGTTTtgtcttttatgtatttttattcaataaaattattatttaaaaaaagattaaagttgtaaattgatgatggaaatTAAAAAAACGTAAATTATATTACGGCATGTGTTAACATTATTatacaatattaataataataatattttctaaACCTCTAAACACTAATATTATTTAAACCTTGGACCAATGCACGAATAATTAATATTTAGGCaaacttatattatatttaaatataatatatgtgttcAATGTTCTAAAAGTATactttataaatttgtttttacatttaaatttatatatttaattaatttatcttgtctttaaaatgttataaacaatcCGCGTAATCACATCTTtcgattttcttaaattttcaatttttacttttcttgacttatatatatatataattataaatatagagTTACACATATAACTATCAATGTCGATTACATgactaaagataaatattaacttataataaattattataaactgATATCTATAAATGTCTTACATTGGTATCTCAATACAATATTAATAATCcagtttaataatatattaaatcagatttttataaattataaatattaatatttaatatttaatgaaaacaCAATATGAACTTTAGATACCTATCTTGAATACAATAACAAATGACGATACAACATCTTTTTCCTAAACGCAATAGGAATCACTGAACATTGGACGATCACAAGATTTACAACAGATGATTACTTAATACTAAAtacaaatcaatatgaactacATTTAtaattcattctatctctcaatcaaaaaggtaattactatctaattatcataacaCAGGTGattcaaaataaatttattcgtGTTTTGGGTCTGCATCATGATCAATgacatatacttgaatatcaagtacatgatcacaagtatgtttatattttaattattaattagctttcataataatatcacattatgagtacaactggttttaaaatattttataatagaagAATTATTGATGCATGTGctttgtggaatgactacgacaaactaTTTCATCGATATGTCTGAGCTAATAATGACACTAACGAACTTGTGATtatgtactacaacttgcaacgtataacacttggaaccgtatatcttcaaacttataagcttttatgacttaaatgtatgaagatcaaatattgataatattctAATcttcgtgtccagtgttggacacgggtctaataCACGGAGCTTACAagcattatcaatattagatgttaatttattatagtttcaAATTTAATATACTATTTCGAGTAATAAAAATTTGATCTATGTATCAATagtttgagttttatattgaaatattttttaaaaatatgttatccGAAGTTGTTTACTCTTAAAGtcttattatatttacattaacttttatttattcttaattaattagttttatgtTTACACGATAAAAGatactattggatatatattagttattattcaattagatatatattagttattattttatggaAAAATATTGGCTATTATTTTActgaatatatattaactataaaTTTGTGACGTAAAACAAAAAGGTGTagattaaagtcaaaattaaaaacaaaagtcaactttaagaaattaaaagttGTGATTGgtaaataagttattagagcaactatattttaatatattaaaagatttgagtaataaaaactttatttgtatatcaacattttgagttttatattgaaatattttttaataatatgttCATTGAAGTTGTAACTGTGATATATttagcgatatttgaatattataaattattatatgtcCATCAAAGTTATAAATTATGACTTTAGTGATATATgaacattaaaaaattattatagactatcattttatttgctttattgttaTACATGGTGTATTACATTCTAGTTTTATActattgaaaataatatattatctttagatgaaaaatatatctatatgctaaaacatattattagatatatattagttattattgtatttgatacccatatataaaatattagtttttattctATCAGATATATCAGCTAcaattatctatttattatattaaaattattgagtaaaaagtgtaaatttgtgatagaaaacaaaaaagattaaattaaagtcaattgatatatatatatcagttattattctattggataaatattaacaattattttatCGAATATaaattagctattattatttatttattgtattcaaattattctattagataaatattagtaattattctatcatatatatatatatatattagctattattatttgtttattctatcaaaattattaggtaaaaagtataattattttgtgatgaaaaacaatatgttgtaaattaaattaagaaTTGAAAAAAGAAAGTCAACTCTAAAAAATCTAGTAAGTTGTAATTGGTTGATAAGTGATTGGAGGAATTGTGTtttaatacaataaaatatagaactttttttgtttcttatttacATGTATAGTTGATACCGTATGAAGAAAATAACATGTAATATGAAAGATcgaaaaacaacaataaaattaAACTTCACgtcaaaaaataattatattataattataaattaaaacagaGAATAATTACTACTAGCGATATAAATCACACCGCTAAATCATCCAACGCGACTTTAATGTACAGGCCAGATTCGTGCACAAAATGCCTCTATTAATCATAATGATAATCATAAGATAAGTGATATATCCTCGTaaactttaatttaataacCTTCTTAATTAATTCAAAAATTTGAATGTACGTACTATATTTTATCATCGATTTCTTCCTTTGGATTTACgcatttcataattttatttattaggaGAATTATTAGGATGATTAATTAAGAAGATTTCCTAATCATAatagatattaaaaaatcaaacagttattgaataatttataatattttgttaaCACACTTTGTTACTGACCAAATTAAAACACAGATCGGTTGCATTGTAATTCTTCGCTTCTCGTTAGTTTTATCGATAGAAGTGCATTTTgccatataaaaagaaaaacccaaaaacacgTATCAGAAAACATACCAGTGACATGATTAGTGATATTTGATGTGCAGTCGGTTGATTGCTTTAACTTGCAACTAAACTCATCAAGACGGCATAGGCTTTTATAAAAACGAGAAGATGATCCGACCGTAGGACGAAACATGACAATGGGTCTTATCAGGGGATTGAAAGAGAGCAAGGAAGCCATGGATTTCCGATCAAACTAGGCTTTGGGAGAGAggaattttgaaatttttatgaTCGATGATTTAgtgtatgaaatgaaatatataccaagtaattaattaaagagtaACCTTTCTTTgcaagaaaaagattatgattgcgATATTGTCTATGTATCAGTATCATCGAAACTGTGTTGGAActacgttagtgtgaccgtcactgatcatgtgtcattcttgatatgataattgacgataatgaaatccctatgtctaagtaaatattcgatggacgtatttactcttaaagacatattatagggtttcccattaggtgattggacTTGAGAGGACTAATGAGGCACGAATTAAACACCAGAGGGACTTAATATgaaaatactctccttatatatatagagagtaattaaccctaattaagggTTAATCACAACGAAATTCACAGCCCCTATATCATATAATTCGTCCATATAAGAATCGAATTCATTACTCCATCCTAAATCAATCATCttattttgggaacccgaaatcaatgacaaacatgtttaatgcctttacaggttccTCTGGATCTCACGGTACGTGTATATTACGAATTGAATCATGTTATATTTCTACAAACTGTAcattaattatcaaaaagatTTGTTTCGTAAAgcatttccttttttattttgagCAAAGgagatattttattttgtttccatTCAACCGAAGCATTATCGCATCGATATGATGTGTAAAGCCATATGTGAATCCATTGAGATTTAATGAATGAACCATACCGAGAAAAACCTCCCTTCAAAATGCATTTACCCAAACAATATTTTAATGTTACTAGTAATGGAAGCTTATAGGCTTATGTTGCGTTTGGTTAATTcaaattgaattttatttattagtgtgtttggttgttcaaaaatGGCGAAATCTCATTTCGTTGGAATGTAATGTAAAGATTTAAtggaatcttcaatttttgggGATGTCGGAAGGAATTCATCACTTGAATttcaaaaaaagtaaaaacgttacttcaaatttcaattcctttaataGATTTCATTACTTCCAAAtacattatgtgaaccaaacgcgcgcTTAAAGTTATCGAAAAcattacataactttttttttaccttttaaaatttatataaaagaagcGATAATTGTACCACCACAAGTGATAAATTTACCACACGTAACTAATATTGACTTGTAccgtatatatattaaaaaacaatgtCAATCCGTTTTACCGTTTACGTGATAattatgacaaaaaaaaaagtttgttatttTCTTAAACAAATTTCAATGAAAACCATAAAAGattaaatagaaaaattatAGTACTtaccaaaatttaaaaaaacaatgtcAATCCGTGTAAAGGAAAGATGGGTGTAATTAACAAAAGTAAACCcatatcaaaattgaaaaaaagcgAGAAATTaggattttaaaatttaaataatgaaaagtgaaaacaataaaaatatatttttaaattttttaaataaaaattaaaaactgtgatttttgttttcttgaaatttttttttataaaaaaaagtattaattttTCTTATACCAGCATGTTGTCCGCACGATGCGACAGGGGTAATGCAGTGGTGACGGTGACGACATGTGATGATGACGACAAGTATTATATACTATTGAAGTAAATGTGACTGATGAtcagtgtagttattttaatagTTAATAGAGAGGTAGTGTAATTAAAATAGTGgag is drawn from Erigeron canadensis isolate Cc75 chromosome 9, C_canadensis_v1, whole genome shotgun sequence and contains these coding sequences:
- the LOC122584013 gene encoding uncharacterized protein LOC122584013 encodes the protein MATSFAKLVASNPLKPRSIALFRPVARIPSRFCSTKTNIDQVNNNLTLEGRWQEDTFHCIQDIYKRPFCSRLSATRNLARLLNQLDAEIHAYPACECLRWDVMEDAKALYLIRDMSDTTGTIEPGEYTNFNYDAGRSDVFGCVRVYDWTYLIRIVVGQKGPTPGITYGGFLICIELPENVFVHQYKVRTMNVMNGVLKITIPKQEDKWIHTIKTKIDIFRPL